Below is a window of Paenibacillus bovis DNA.
ATTTCTGCTTGGGTATGACCATATCTAGCGGCTTGCTGCAGGGCTCCGGCACAGCTATTGATGGTGCTGCCTGTTGTATAAATGTCATCGATTAGCAAAATACGCAGCGGAAGGCTTTTGGCAGCTTGTTCTTTTAATGAATAATAAAGATTGCTCGTCGCTCTGCTATTTTTTGCCTGCGCGATATGTAGCAGCCAATCTTCTGCCTGCGGCTGACAGGAGAACACACCTGCTACATTTTGCATCCTGCCCTGACGGTTTTGTGTACTTTGCTTGACGGTGTGGCGATTGCGCATCAGCATAGGAAGACACGGTACCTTTATGGCTCCAGCCAAATCCTCTGCAATCACGCCTGCCTGATCGAATCCGCGACTGACCAGACGATCCGGACTGGCAGGAACCCAGGTGATTAGATCAGGATACCAAATCTCCCGGTAAAATGAAGACATCTCCTGTTGCATACGGTAATATCCCTCTTTTAATATACCTCCAATCACTGCCGAGTAACCTTCATTCCCATTATATTTATAAGCAGCCAGCCATGCTCTCATAGTTGTATCATACCGTACAGCACTACGGTTGAATGTAAATTGTCGTCCTGCAAAGGCAGCACGACGGCAATCCGGACACTCTACCGAGCGGCCGCATACTTTGCATATCGGCTGACGAATCCAGGGAATAGCAGCAATACAATGACTGCACAAACCCGGGATTCTACTCTTCATGCCGATTGGACGACTACAGGCTGTACATATCGTATGTCGAGGATGCAGATAGGATAGTATTCCTTCCCATAAACCGGATAATTGCTGAATAGACATATTGTTCTCCTTGGATAGATATTCTCTGTTCGGTACCAGACGGTTCCTATATATAGTAGGAATATAGGAACACAATCCTCACAAACTTATTTCAAATACCCCTGCTTTCTAGCTATCCGGTTCATTCGCTTGATCTGATTGACTGCCTTTTTCTGTTCCAGCGTCCAATCGGATGAAGCAAAAAATACACTTCCGGCTGGATCATCGATAGAGCGCCCTGCCCGGCCAGCCATCTGGATCAGCGCTGCGGCATCATACAGCTTGTCTTGCGCATCCACAATGTAGACATCACTTCGAGGGATTGTCACGCCACGTTCCAAAATAGTCGTTGTGACCAGCAAACGGATCTGCTGCTGGCGAAAAAGATTTACTTTTTCCGTCCGATACTGATCCTGTGAAGATGTCCCCTCAACCTGTATATGGGGAAAATATTTTCGTATCAGTTCAACAGTTTCCTCGATCCAGGCAATACGGGGAATAAACAGGAAAATCTGTGCTCCACGAT
It encodes the following:
- a CDS encoding ComF family protein; this translates as MKSRIPGLCSHCIAAIPWIRQPICKVCGRSVECPDCRRAAFAGRQFTFNRSAVRYDTTMRAWLAAYKYNGNEGYSAVIGGILKEGYYRMQQEMSSFYREIWYPDLITWVPASPDRLVSRGFDQAGVIAEDLAGAIKVPCLPMLMRNRHTVKQSTQNRQGRMQNVAGVFSCQPQAEDWLLHIAQAKNSRATSNLYYSLKEQAAKSLPLRILLIDDIYTTGSTINSCAGALQQAARYGHTQAEIFSLTWARS